Proteins encoded by one window of Streptomyces sp. NBC_01477:
- the ftsR gene encoding transcriptional regulator FtsR, translating into MPRTSGGAGDGTATPDGALLSIGAVLGQLRDEFPEVTISKIRFLEAEGLVEPQRTPSGYRKFAEGDVLRLAYVLRVQREHYLPLRVIKEHLESLDRGEQPTLPARVGGGQDQPQDGPEDALRAPEELRVGREELLAATGAGAVELDQWESYGLVGAGGDGGYDAETVVIGRLIADLGRYGLEPRHLRAVKAAADREAGLVEQLVAPLRRHRNPQTRRHAEVTAEELAELSVRLHAAMLRSALRLRLR; encoded by the coding sequence ATGCCGCGAACGTCGGGCGGTGCCGGAGACGGCACCGCCACCCCGGACGGCGCACTGCTGAGCATCGGCGCGGTGCTCGGGCAGCTGCGGGACGAATTTCCCGAGGTCACCATCTCCAAGATCCGCTTCCTGGAGGCGGAGGGCCTGGTCGAACCGCAGCGCACCCCGTCCGGCTACCGCAAATTCGCCGAGGGCGACGTGCTGCGCCTCGCGTACGTGCTGCGGGTGCAGCGGGAGCACTATCTGCCGCTGCGGGTCATCAAGGAGCATCTGGAGAGCCTGGACCGCGGCGAGCAGCCCACGCTGCCGGCCCGTGTCGGCGGCGGCCAGGACCAGCCGCAGGACGGCCCTGAGGACGCCCTGCGCGCCCCTGAGGAGCTGCGGGTCGGCCGGGAGGAGCTGCTGGCCGCCACCGGGGCCGGTGCGGTGGAACTGGACCAGTGGGAGTCCTACGGCCTGGTCGGGGCGGGCGGTGACGGCGGCTACGACGCCGAGACGGTCGTGATCGGGCGGCTGATCGCCGATCTGGGCCGCTACGGTCTGGAACCGCGGCATCTGCGGGCGGTGAAGGCCGCGGCCGACCGGGAGGCCGGCCTCGTGGAGCAGCTGGTGGCGCCGCTGCGCAGGCACCGCAACCCGCAGACCCGCCGACACGCCGAGGTCACCGCGGAGGAGCTGGCCGAGCTGTCCGTTCGGCTGCATGCCGCCATGCTGCGGTCCGCACTGCGCTTGCGCCTGCGCTGA
- a CDS encoding mannose-1-phosphate guanyltransferase, whose amino-acid sequence MKAVVMAGGEGTRLRPMTSSMPKPLLPVVNRPIMQHVLTLLKRHGLTETVVTVQFLASLVKNYFGDGEEFGMELTYANEEKPLGTAGSVKNAEDALKDDSFLVISGDALTDFDLTELIEFHKQKGGLVTVCLTRVPNPLEFGITIVDDEGRVERFLEKPTWGQVFSDTVNTGIYVMEPEVFNYVEADVSVDWSGDVFPQLMKEGKPIYGFIAEGYWEDVGTHESYVKAQADVLEGKVDVDVDGFEISPGVWVAEGAEVHPDAILRGPLFIGDYAKVEAGAEIREHSVIGSNVVVKTGAFLHKAVVHDNVYIGPQTNLRGCVIGKNTDVMRAARIDDGAVIGDECLIGEESIIAGNVRVYPFKTIEAGAFVNTSVIWESRGQANLFGARGVSGILNVEITPELAVRLAGAYATTLKKGATVTTARDHSRGARALKRAVISALQTSAIEVRDLENVPMPVARQQTARGSAGGIMIRTSPGRPDSLDIMFFDERGADLSAAGQRKLDRVFARQEYRRAFPGEIGDLRFPSTVFDSYTGALLRAVDISGIAESGLKVVVDAANGSAGLVLPSLLGRLGVDSLMVNPGLDEARPTETEEARRAGLVRLGEIVSSARAAFGVRFDPVGERLSLVDERGRIVEDHRALLVLLDLVAAERRSGRVALPVTTTRIAEQVAAYHGTQVTWTTTSPDDLTRVGREEGTIFGGDASGGFIVPEFSSVFDGSAAFVRLIGLVARTQLTLSQIDARIPQAHVLKRDVPTPWAVKGSVMRRVVEEAGERSVDTTDGVRVVESDGRWIMVLPDPAEAVTHLWAEGPDDASAQALLDEWSQVVEGAGE is encoded by the coding sequence ATGAAAGCGGTTGTTATGGCCGGCGGCGAAGGTACCCGCCTTCGCCCAATGACCTCAAGCATGCCCAAACCTCTGCTCCCAGTGGTGAATCGGCCGATCATGCAGCACGTCTTGACGCTGCTCAAGAGGCACGGACTCACTGAGACGGTCGTCACAGTCCAGTTCCTCGCGTCCCTGGTGAAAAATTATTTCGGGGACGGCGAAGAATTCGGAATGGAGCTGACCTACGCGAACGAGGAGAAGCCGCTCGGCACCGCGGGCAGTGTCAAGAACGCCGAGGACGCCCTTAAGGACGATTCGTTCCTGGTGATCTCGGGTGACGCGCTCACGGATTTTGACCTCACCGAGCTGATCGAGTTCCACAAGCAGAAGGGCGGCCTCGTCACCGTCTGCCTCACCCGTGTGCCCAATCCTCTGGAGTTCGGCATCACGATTGTGGACGACGAGGGCCGGGTCGAGCGGTTCCTGGAGAAGCCGACATGGGGCCAGGTCTTCTCCGACACGGTGAACACCGGCATCTACGTCATGGAGCCGGAGGTCTTCAACTACGTCGAGGCCGATGTCTCGGTCGACTGGTCGGGTGACGTCTTCCCGCAGCTGATGAAGGAAGGCAAGCCCATCTACGGCTTCATCGCCGAGGGCTACTGGGAGGATGTCGGCACTCACGAGAGCTATGTGAAGGCGCAGGCGGACGTTCTTGAGGGCAAGGTCGACGTCGATGTCGACGGCTTCGAGATCTCTCCCGGCGTGTGGGTGGCCGAGGGCGCCGAGGTGCACCCGGACGCCATCCTGCGCGGGCCGCTGTTCATCGGTGACTACGCCAAGGTCGAGGCCGGCGCGGAGATCCGCGAGCACAGCGTCATAGGGTCCAACGTCGTCGTGAAGACGGGTGCGTTCCTCCACAAGGCCGTGGTGCACGACAACGTCTACATCGGCCCGCAGACGAACCTGCGCGGCTGTGTGATCGGCAAGAACACCGATGTGATGCGGGCCGCCCGGATCGACGACGGTGCCGTGATCGGCGACGAGTGCCTGATCGGCGAGGAGTCGATCATCGCGGGCAACGTCCGGGTCTATCCGTTCAAGACGATCGAGGCCGGCGCCTTCGTCAACACCTCGGTGATCTGGGAGTCCCGCGGCCAGGCGAACCTGTTCGGCGCCCGCGGGGTGTCCGGCATCCTGAACGTCGAGATCACACCCGAGCTGGCCGTACGGCTGGCGGGGGCGTACGCGACGACGCTCAAGAAGGGCGCCACCGTCACCACCGCACGTGACCACTCCCGTGGCGCGCGCGCACTCAAGCGGGCGGTCATCTCGGCCCTCCAGACCAGCGCGATCGAGGTCCGGGACCTGGAGAACGTACCGATGCCGGTGGCCCGGCAGCAGACCGCCCGCGGCAGCGCGGGCGGCATCATGATCCGCACCTCGCCGGGGCGGCCCGACTCGCTCGACATCATGTTCTTCGACGAGCGGGGCGCCGACCTGTCGGCGGCCGGCCAGCGCAAGCTGGACCGGGTCTTCGCCCGGCAGGAGTACCGCAGGGCCTTCCCCGGCGAGATCGGCGACCTGCGGTTCCCGTCGACGGTCTTCGACTCGTACACCGGCGCGCTGCTGCGTGCGGTGGACATCTCGGGTATCGCCGAGTCGGGCCTGAAGGTCGTGGTGGACGCCGCCAACGGCAGTGCGGGGCTCGTCCTGCCCTCGCTGCTCGGCCGGCTCGGGGTCGATTCGCTGATGGTCAACCCGGGTCTGGACGAGGCGCGTCCCACCGAGACCGAGGAGGCGCGCAGGGCCGGGCTCGTACGGCTCGGCGAGATCGTGTCGTCGGCGCGGGCCGCCTTCGGCGTGCGGTTCGACCCGGTCGGCGAGCGGCTGTCCCTGGTGGACGAGCGCGGGCGGATCGTGGAGGACCACCGGGCGCTGCTGGTGCTGCTCGACCTGGTGGCCGCGGAGCGGCGCAGCGGGCGGGTGGCGCTGCCGGTCACCACGACCAGGATCGCCGAGCAGGTGGCCGCCTACCACGGCACCCAGGTCACCTGGACGACGACGTCGCCCGACGACCTGACCCGGGTCGGCCGGGAGGAGGGCACGATCTTCGGCGGTGACGCCAGCGGCGGTTTCATCGTGCCGGAGTTCAGCAGCGTCTTCGACGGTTCCGCGGCCTTCGTGCGGCTGATCGGCCTGGTGGCGCGCACCCAGCTCACCCTCAGCCAGATCGACGCCCGTATCCCGCAGGCGCACGTCCTCAAGCGGGACGTGCCGACCCCGTGGGCGGTCAAGGGCTCGGTCATGCGCCGGGTGGTCGAGGAGGCCGGAGAGCGGTCGGTGGACACCACCGACGGCGTACGGGTCGTGGAGTCCGACGGGCGCTGGATCATGGTGCTGCCGGACCCTGCGGAAGCGGTCACCCACCTGTGGGCGGAAGGCCCGGACGACGCCTCGGCTCAGGCGCTGCTCGACGAGTGGTCGCAGGTCGTGGAGGGCGCCGGGGAGTGA
- a CDS encoding CDP-alcohol phosphatidyltransferase family protein produces the protein MEVQETRVQTDRIFTIPNILSMARLVGVPVFLWLILWPEFGGPKADGWALLVLAFSGVSDYLDGKLARRWNQISSLGRLLDPAADRLFVLSTLVGLTWRGILPLWVTILLLAREAMMAVMLLILRRHHYGPPQVNFIGKAATFNLMYAFPLLLLSDGSGWLATLAAVFGWAFTVWGTTLYWWAGILYVVQVRRLVRADTTAD, from the coding sequence GTGGAGGTCCAGGAGACACGGGTGCAAACGGATCGGATCTTCACGATCCCGAACATCCTCAGTATGGCCCGCCTGGTCGGCGTGCCGGTGTTCCTGTGGCTGATTCTGTGGCCCGAGTTCGGCGGCCCCAAGGCCGACGGGTGGGCACTGCTGGTGCTGGCGTTCAGCGGTGTGAGCGACTATCTGGACGGCAAGCTCGCCCGGCGCTGGAATCAGATCAGCAGCCTCGGCCGGCTCCTCGACCCCGCCGCCGACCGGCTGTTCGTGCTGTCCACCCTGGTCGGCCTCACCTGGCGGGGGATCCTGCCGCTGTGGGTCACCATCCTGCTGCTCGCCCGTGAGGCGATGATGGCCGTGATGCTGCTGATTCTCAGGAGACACCACTACGGCCCACCCCAGGTGAACTTCATCGGGAAAGCGGCTACCTTCAACCTCATGTACGCCTTTCCGCTGCTGCTGCTCAGCGACGGCAGCGGTTGGCTTGCGACACTGGCAGCTGTTTTCGGCTGGGCGTTCACTGTTTGGGGTACAACCCTGTACTGGTGGGCAGGGATCCTCTACGTGGTACAGGTCCGCCGACTTGTCAGGGCGGACACCACGGCTGACTGA
- a CDS encoding DUF881 domain-containing protein has translation MSDERDDERDHRPGTESASGPGPEPGETPAGPTSPGRIPAEPPPAEPSGPTAPEPALRQPSGRQRLLAGLWPPRASRAQLTVAVLLFVLGLGLAIQVNTTSDNGGTLRGARQEDLVRILTEVDNRTQRLEDEKRGLETQRTELQSSSDQAAEALKQTRQKEQQLGILAGTVAAEGPGITLTVTDPHGAVAADSLLDTLQELRAAGAEAIQINAVRVVADTYFTDGTDGVLIDGHRVSQPYVFEVIGNPQDLEPALNIPGGVVQTLEKEQATADVVRSQKVVVDALRPSNQPDYARSSSR, from the coding sequence ATGAGCGACGAACGCGACGACGAACGCGATCACCGGCCGGGCACTGAGTCCGCCTCCGGGCCCGGCCCCGAGCCGGGGGAGACCCCGGCCGGCCCGACCTCTCCCGGCCGGATCCCGGCGGAGCCGCCCCCGGCGGAGCCGTCCGGCCCGACAGCGCCGGAGCCCGCCCTACGGCAGCCGAGCGGCCGGCAGCGGCTGCTGGCCGGGCTGTGGCCGCCGCGGGCCTCACGTGCCCAGCTGACGGTCGCCGTGCTGCTCTTCGTGCTGGGCCTGGGCCTGGCCATCCAGGTGAACACCACCAGCGACAACGGCGGCACCCTGCGCGGCGCCCGCCAGGAGGACCTGGTGCGCATCCTCACCGAGGTGGACAACCGCACCCAGCGCCTGGAGGACGAGAAACGCGGGCTGGAGACACAGCGCACCGAGTTGCAGTCCAGCTCCGACCAGGCCGCAGAGGCGCTCAAACAGACCCGGCAGAAGGAGCAGCAGCTGGGTATCCTTGCGGGCACCGTCGCCGCCGAGGGGCCGGGCATCACGCTGACGGTCACCGATCCGCACGGCGCTGTCGCGGCGGACTCGCTGCTCGACACCTTGCAGGAGCTGCGGGCGGCCGGTGCCGAGGCGATCCAGATCAACGCGGTGCGGGTGGTCGCGGACACGTATTTCACCGACGGTACGGACGGGGTGCTGATCGACGGCCACCGGGTGTCCCAGCCGTACGTCTTCGAAGTGATCGGAAATCCGCAGGATCTTGAGCCGGCGCTGAACATCCCTGGCGGGGTCGTGCAGACGCTGGAGAAGGAGCAGGCCACGGCTGATGTGGTGAGGTCGCAGAAGGTCGTCGTGGACGCCTTGCGGCCGTCGAACCAGCCTGACTACGCTCGGTCGTCATCCCGGTGA
- a CDS encoding FHA domain-containing protein, with translation MPYGRVCVFQGESPVKLFGKLFGKSARQSGDPATARHRAPRSTPEDEQSGDRPLFRNDGQGRGGYSGAPGVAPVDPASSARIGSGEPSTSTTGGGFGLPVCGRCGHTNAAASRFCSNCGAPLRPGGAPFERASETTSTISISGIEAYEAEATGQTIMPSLSPEAQSAVDALPPGSALLVVRRGPNSGSRFLLDGELTTAGRHPQSDIFLDDVTVSRRHVEFRRSQDGFFTVSDVGSLNGTYVNRERIDAVTLSSGDEVQIGKYRLVFYASQRGV, from the coding sequence CTGCCTTACGGGCGGGTCTGCGTCTTTCAAGGGGAATCGCCCGTGAAGTTGTTTGGGAAGTTGTTCGGCAAGAGCGCGCGGCAGTCGGGTGACCCGGCGACCGCACGGCACCGTGCGCCACGGAGCACGCCGGAGGACGAGCAGTCCGGCGACCGCCCGCTGTTCAGGAACGACGGGCAGGGCCGGGGCGGCTATTCGGGTGCGCCCGGCGTGGCGCCTGTTGACCCTGCGTCGTCCGCTCGCATAGGTTCCGGGGAACCATCAACCTCGACCACGGGTGGAGGGTTCGGTTTGCCGGTCTGCGGCAGGTGCGGTCACACGAACGCGGCGGCCAGCCGCTTCTGCTCCAACTGCGGCGCACCGCTGCGCCCCGGCGGCGCTCCGTTCGAGCGCGCGTCGGAGACGACATCCACGATCTCGATCTCGGGCATCGAGGCGTACGAGGCCGAGGCCACCGGCCAGACCATCATGCCGTCGCTGTCGCCCGAGGCGCAGTCCGCCGTCGACGCGCTGCCGCCCGGCTCCGCGCTGCTGGTGGTGCGCCGCGGTCCGAACTCGGGCAGCCGCTTCCTGCTGGACGGCGAGCTGACCACGGCGGGACGGCACCCGCAGAGCGACATCTTCCTGGACGACGTCACCGTCTCCCGGCGGCACGTGGAATTCCGCCGCAGCCAGGACGGCTTCTTCACCGTCTCCGACGTGGGCAGCCTGAACGGCACCTACGTCAACCGGGAGCGGATCGACGCGGTGACCCTGTCCAGTGGTGACGAGGTGCAGATCGGCAAGTACCGGCTGGTGTTCTACGCGAGCCAGCGGGGCGTCTGA
- a CDS encoding MFS transporter yields the protein MLWINLVDKTGSGLWLSITALYFVVVAGLDTASTGLLLGLGGVAGIAGAPVAGRLADRLPLTRVLLAVQVVRAASGLLLLFAHGFWQLLPLVALGSLGERSASVLTKLFAARVAGQDRARYQAVQRTVVNLGYTLGGLAASAALAAGTTTVYRLLLLGDSLSFVLVALLVARCAEPPSATRTVAVGAPVTTAGTAARAGTVTSAGTAAPAATAPPPRPAGPWRDTGYLGYAALDSVMFLYGCSLTVGLPLWIVTRTTAPHGLAAAVFVINTVLVVLLQVRLARYGNSPRVAANSLRQVAVWFVLSCAATAVAVLHTRWAATVAVVAAAIAFTVVEMIQSAVSWELSVSLAPAHLQGSYVGVHGLAQSTSRCVGPLLLTSVVIAAGPAGWLGLGAVLAGAALLQRRMVLRRLDRPGAGVAEAPLSVVPITFSEQ from the coding sequence ATGCTCTGGATCAACCTCGTCGACAAGACCGGCTCCGGCCTGTGGCTCTCGATCACCGCCCTCTACTTCGTCGTTGTCGCGGGCCTCGACACCGCGAGCACCGGGCTCCTGCTCGGCCTCGGCGGCGTCGCGGGCATCGCGGGCGCGCCGGTCGCGGGCCGCCTCGCCGACCGGCTGCCGCTGACCCGCGTGCTGCTCGCGGTCCAGGTCGTCCGCGCCGCCTCCGGCCTGCTGCTGCTGTTCGCGCACGGCTTCTGGCAACTCCTGCCGCTGGTCGCCCTCGGCAGCCTCGGCGAACGCTCCGCCTCGGTCCTCACCAAGCTCTTCGCCGCCCGCGTCGCCGGCCAGGACCGCGCCCGCTACCAGGCCGTCCAGCGCACGGTGGTCAACCTCGGCTACACCCTCGGCGGCCTCGCCGCCTCCGCCGCCCTGGCCGCGGGCACCACCACCGTCTACCGGCTGCTGCTCCTCGGCGACAGCCTGTCCTTCGTACTCGTCGCCCTGCTGGTCGCCCGCTGCGCTGAACCGCCCTCCGCGACCAGGACGGTCGCGGTCGGCGCCCCGGTCACCACCGCTGGAACCGCGGCTCGCGCAGGCACGGTCACTTCCGCGGGCACCGCCGCACCGGCCGCCACCGCCCCGCCGCCGCGCCCGGCCGGCCCCTGGCGCGACACGGGCTACCTCGGCTACGCCGCACTCGACTCGGTGATGTTCCTCTACGGCTGCTCGCTCACCGTCGGCCTCCCGCTGTGGATCGTCACCCGCACCACCGCGCCGCACGGCCTGGCCGCCGCGGTCTTCGTCATCAACACCGTCCTGGTCGTCCTCCTCCAGGTCCGCCTGGCCCGCTACGGCAACTCCCCGCGCGTCGCCGCCAATTCGCTGCGCCAGGTCGCTGTCTGGTTCGTCCTGTCATGCGCCGCCACCGCTGTCGCCGTCCTGCACACCCGGTGGGCCGCGACCGTCGCCGTGGTGGCCGCCGCCATCGCCTTCACCGTCGTCGAGATGATCCAGTCCGCGGTCTCCTGGGAACTGTCCGTCAGCCTCGCCCCGGCACACCTCCAGGGCAGCTACGTCGGCGTGCACGGCCTCGCGCAGTCCACCTCCCGCTGCGTCGGGCCGCTGCTGCTCACCTCGGTCGTGATCGCGGCGGGACCGGCCGGCTGGCTCGGCCTCGGCGCCGTCCTCGCCGGCGCCGCGCTCCTCCAGCGCCGTATGGTCCTGCGCCGCCTCGACCGACCCGGCGCGGGGGTCGCGGAAGCCCCGTTGTCAGTGGTCCCGATTACATTCAGTGAGCAGTAG
- a CDS encoding small basic family protein gives MIAVLGLVVGVVVGLVVRPVVPTGVEPYLPIAVVAALDAVFGGLRAMLDGIFDDKVFVVSFLSNVVVAALIVFLGDKLGVGAQLSTGVVVVLGIRIFSNAAAIRRHVFRA, from the coding sequence GTGATCGCCGTACTGGGCCTCGTCGTGGGAGTCGTGGTCGGTCTCGTGGTGCGCCCCGTGGTGCCGACCGGGGTCGAGCCGTACCTCCCGATCGCCGTGGTCGCCGCGCTCGACGCCGTCTTCGGGGGCCTGCGCGCGATGCTCGACGGGATCTTCGACGACAAGGTCTTCGTGGTCTCCTTCCTGTCCAACGTGGTCGTGGCCGCGCTGATCGTCTTCCTCGGCGACAAGCTCGGGGTGGGCGCGCAACTGTCGACCGGTGTGGTGGTCGTGCTCGGGATCAGGATCTTCTCCAACGCCGCGGCCATCCGCCGCCACGTCTTCCGGGCGTGA
- a CDS encoding PTS sugar transporter subunit IIA, producing the protein MTTVSSPLAGRAIGLAAVPDPVFSGAMVGPGTAIDPVREPGEAVSPVDGVIVSLHPHAFVVVDDAGHGVLTHLGIDTVQLNGEGFELLVSKGDTVARGEAVVRWDPAAVEASGKSPICPVVALEATADALTELVESADVAAGDTLFSWK; encoded by the coding sequence ATGACGACCGTTTCGTCTCCCCTCGCCGGCCGGGCCATCGGGCTCGCGGCAGTGCCCGACCCGGTGTTCTCCGGGGCGATGGTGGGTCCCGGTACGGCCATCGACCCGGTGCGCGAGCCCGGTGAGGCGGTGTCTCCGGTGGACGGGGTGATCGTCTCCCTGCACCCGCACGCCTTCGTCGTCGTGGACGACGCCGGCCACGGAGTGCTGACCCATCTTGGCATCGACACTGTTCAGCTCAATGGAGAGGGCTTCGAGCTGCTGGTGTCGAAGGGCGACACCGTGGCCCGCGGCGAGGCCGTCGTGCGCTGGGACCCGGCAGCCGTCGAGGCGTCGGGGAAGTCCCCGATCTGCCCGGTGGTCGCGCTGGAGGCCACCGCCGACGCACTGACCGAGCTGGTCGAGTCCGCCGACGTGGCGGCCGGTGACACTCTCTTCAGCTGGAAGTAG
- the ptsP gene encoding phosphoenolpyruvate--protein phosphotransferase: METTLQGVGVSHGVAIGEVRHMGTAVLEPPAKQIAPGDTAREQGRARQAVEAVAADLNARGQLAGGEAQAVLEAQSLMALDPELMADIERRVAVGSTAERAAYDAFASYRALLAGAGDYLAGRVADLDDVRNRIVARLLGVPMPGVPDSDEPYVLIARDLAPADTALLDPALVLGFVTEEGGPTSHSAILARALGVPAVVALPGAGELSEGTVIAVDGSSGQVFVEPSAERRAALTEAAAERKAALAASSGPGATSDGHKVPLLANVGGPADVPAAVAAGAEGVGLFRTEFLFLDDSATAPSQEQQVEAYRQVLTAFPGGRVVVRVLDAGADKPLDFLTPADEPNPALGVRGLRSLLDHPEVLRTQLRALTAAAAGLPVHLEVMAPMVADRQDAKAFADACRAAGLAAKFGAMVEIPSAALRARSILREVEFLSLGTNDLAQYTFAADRQVGAVARLQDPWQPALLDLVALAAEAAKAEGKSCGVCGEAAADPLLACVLTGLGVTSLSMGAASIPYVRATLAKYTLAQCERAAAAARATDSADEARRAVQGVLSGE, encoded by the coding sequence ATGGAGACAACGCTGCAGGGCGTCGGAGTCAGCCACGGTGTGGCGATCGGCGAGGTACGGCACATGGGTACGGCGGTTCTGGAGCCGCCGGCCAAGCAGATCGCGCCCGGGGACACCGCTCGTGAGCAGGGGCGGGCCCGGCAGGCGGTGGAGGCGGTGGCCGCGGACCTCAACGCCAGGGGCCAACTGGCCGGCGGTGAGGCGCAGGCGGTGCTCGAGGCCCAGTCGCTGATGGCGCTCGACCCGGAGCTGATGGCCGACATCGAGCGCAGGGTCGCGGTGGGCAGTACGGCCGAGCGTGCCGCCTACGACGCTTTCGCCTCCTACCGTGCGCTGCTCGCCGGCGCCGGCGACTACCTGGCCGGGCGGGTCGCGGACCTCGATGACGTACGGAACCGGATCGTGGCGCGGCTGCTGGGGGTGCCGATGCCGGGGGTGCCGGACAGTGATGAGCCGTATGTGCTGATCGCGCGGGATCTGGCGCCGGCCGACACTGCGCTGCTCGACCCGGCGCTGGTGCTGGGCTTCGTCACCGAGGAGGGCGGGCCGACCAGTCACAGCGCGATTCTGGCGCGGGCGCTGGGTGTGCCCGCGGTGGTGGCGCTGCCGGGCGCGGGTGAACTGTCCGAAGGGACGGTGATCGCGGTGGACGGCAGCAGCGGCCAGGTGTTCGTCGAGCCGAGCGCGGAGCGGCGCGCCGCGTTGACCGAGGCGGCGGCCGAGCGCAAGGCGGCACTGGCCGCGTCGTCGGGACCGGGTGCGACGTCGGACGGGCACAAGGTGCCGCTGCTGGCGAATGTCGGCGGTCCGGCGGATGTGCCCGCCGCGGTGGCGGCGGGTGCGGAGGGCGTGGGGCTGTTCCGTACCGAGTTCCTCTTCCTGGACGACTCGGCGACGGCGCCGTCGCAGGAGCAGCAGGTCGAGGCGTACCGGCAGGTGCTGACGGCGTTCCCCGGCGGCCGGGTGGTGGTGCGCGTGCTGGACGCGGGCGCCGACAAGCCGCTGGACTTCCTGACGCCGGCGGACGAGCCGAACCCCGCGCTCGGTGTGCGCGGGCTGCGCTCGCTGCTGGACCATCCGGAGGTGCTGCGCACCCAGCTGCGGGCGCTGACGGCGGCCGCGGCCGGGCTGCCGGTGCATCTGGAGGTCATGGCACCGATGGTGGCCGACCGGCAGGACGCGAAGGCGTTCGCCGACGCCTGTCGTGCGGCGGGACTCGCGGCGAAGTTCGGCGCCATGGTGGAGATCCCGTCGGCCGCTCTGCGGGCCAGGTCGATTCTGCGGGAGGTGGAGTTCCTTTCGCTCGGCACGAACGATCTGGCGCAGTACACCTTCGCCGCCGACCGGCAGGTGGGCGCGGTCGCGCGGTTGCAGGACCCGTGGCAGCCCGCGCTGCTCGACCTGGTGGCGCTGGCCGCCGAGGCGGCCAAGGCCGAGGGGAAGAGCTGCGGTGTGTGCGGCGAGGCGGCGGCGGATCCGCTGCTGGCGTGTGTGCTGACCGGTCTCGGTGTCACCAGCCTTTCGATGGGTGCGGCGTCGATTCCTTACGTGCGGGCGACGCTGGCGAAGTACACGCTGGCGCAGTGCGAGCGTGCGGCGGCCGCGGCGCGGGCGACCGACAGCGCGGACGAGGCACGGCGGGCCGTGCAGGGTGTGCTGTCCGGCGAGTAG
- a CDS encoding DUF881 domain-containing protein: MCGMPQPRSDRSSPARGTAPRRPDASMFLLTNVMEHSLDDGYAEAAARRGQVGTSRLPTSLSGRLGLAGGLVLAAIVLTVGAAQAHRAAPTEAKERQKLIDRVQSETRSADSLQNNVDSLRDTVSAEQRAALQDHGGDNSRLLELLAGGTPAHGPGVKLVVDDAKEASQGGTGGPRESSGFSDTGRVRDRDMQRVVNGLWASGAEAITVNGQRLTALSAIRAAGDAILVDNRPLVPPYTVLAIGDGEKLSTAFQDSADGQYLHVLEQNYGIRASVTVEKDVRLPAAPSLIVRYARPVGGSSGPADNAATGKGS, encoded by the coding sequence ATGTGCGGCATGCCGCAGCCGCGATCCGATCGGAGCAGTCCCGCGCGCGGGACTGCTCCTCGGCGGCCCGACGCCTCGATGTTCCTGCTCACCAACGTCATGGAGCACAGCCTCGACGACGGGTACGCCGAGGCGGCGGCCCGCCGCGGCCAGGTCGGCACGTCCCGTCTGCCGACGTCGCTCAGCGGCCGGCTCGGGCTGGCCGGGGGCCTGGTGCTGGCCGCGATCGTGCTCACGGTCGGGGCCGCCCAGGCACATCGGGCGGCCCCGACCGAGGCCAAGGAGCGGCAGAAGCTGATCGACCGCGTCCAGTCGGAGACCAGGAGCGCGGACAGCCTCCAGAACAACGTCGACAGCCTGCGCGACACAGTGTCCGCGGAACAGCGTGCGGCGCTGCAGGACCACGGCGGCGACAACAGCCGGCTGCTCGAACTGCTGGCGGGCGGGACGCCCGCGCACGGTCCGGGGGTGAAGCTGGTCGTGGACGACGCCAAGGAGGCCTCCCAGGGCGGCACCGGCGGCCCGCGGGAGAGCAGCGGGTTCTCCGATACCGGGCGGGTCCGCGACCGCGACATGCAGCGCGTGGTGAACGGCCTGTGGGCGTCCGGCGCGGAGGCGATCACGGTCAACGGGCAGCGCCTGACGGCACTGTCGGCGATCCGGGCCGCCGGGGACGCCATACTGGTCGACAACAGACCGCTGGTGCCGCCGTACACGGTGCTGGCGATCGGTGACGGGGAAAAGCTGAGCACGGCCTTCCAGGACAGTGCGGACGGTCAGTATCTGCACGTGCTGGAGCAGAACTACGGGATCCGGGCGAGCGTCACCGTGGAGAAGGACGTCCGCCTGCCGGCCGCGCCCAGCCTGATCGTGCGGTACGCCCGGCCGGTCGGGGGCAGCAGCGGGCCGGCGGACAACGCCGCAACAGGGAAGGGTTCGTAG